A genomic segment from Micromonospora echinaurantiaca encodes:
- a CDS encoding alpha-(1->3)-arabinofuranosyltransferase has protein sequence MIRPRLPRPVRSAPGTVLSLVLLTAIAFVQRPGQVTFDTKLDLAANPLHFMARALHLWNPEATSGELQNQAYGYLFPMGPFFAAGQLLHVPPWITQRLWTALVLVAAFYGLLQVARALRIGTEPTRYAAALGYALAPRMLTEIGALSSETLAAAMLPWVLLPLVLVRRIGSPRRAAALSALAVLGMGGINAAVVLLALLLPGVWLLTRRWNREHLRLVGWWCLCVVGVCLWWIVPLLLLGEYSLPFLDYIESSTTTTAVASLFQAVRGTNQWVAYIVQGDPWWPAGWLLIDNPVLMTLTAVVALVGLAGLAGNLLPERRFLVLGFLAGLTLLTMGYVGSLDSPLSGPVRELLDGPLAPFRNVHKLDPVLRLPLMLGFAHGVDAVVTRLHGAAARRRPGLRLCPLVFVPVLLLVLGAAAPAWLGQLRPGPGWSDLPPHWRSAATWLADRDALARTLMVPGSGFGQYEWGRTVDEPLQALAGAPWAVRHQIPLGSAGNTRMMDTVESVLAGGRGSAGLADFLARSGFRHVLLRNDVDRTQVDAPPVALLRRALADSPGIARVATFGSTTRFGATPGSPVDDGAAALPAVEVYEVQRPVPAASAVLTDDVPTVSGGPESLLPLLEQGLVERDRPVVLAGDRPDGGDDGDSVVGGEWIVTDGLRRRERDIGRVRDNLSQTLTASEAGRQGRVALDLLPFSGRRHQTVATYQGVREVTASSATSFVDNLGPADPSHLPFAAVDGEYATAWHSAPLAGPVGQWLQVDLDTPREVDRVSLAFVDDLGVGWPVTRFRITTDRGSVEHEVAQTLGAHPYYTLPGSTSRIRVTVLAVAGQRLDGGVGIRELTIPGTTARRALRAPTDLPDGFVGPVSWSFSRGSGDRPACYPVSAAAGSDAAAGSDAGTGGGTGTRPAGSVVRCDRFLARAGEEPLGIDRLFRSPAAGSYRLALTAVPRPGGQLTLADVPVTADTSSYLTGDPAVAGYAAVDGDPGTAWLADIGDLSPTLRLRWSGQRRIGELRLTTAEVPVGSPPTRVEVRTPGRSLELPVGADGTVRFPAVRTDRIEIVVRETAGRIADRRGNGWTATAGIAEVEIPALAELLRPLAGDTPVVEPCGKGPSAELAGFRYDTEVRTTLADVLAGRPVPVTVCGATGAAVDLPAGGHRLATTPSAGFLVQDATLRPAATATAAAAPRHREVTVLDWNPTDRRVRVAAGGEALLVVPENANAGWRATVDGRPLTVTRVDGWQQAWLLPAGEGVEVSLTFTPDRTYRTGLGVGALTALAVLLLVAVPVRRRATPGAGVPAEGPAWLIGVTLVVLLAALGGVLPVAIVLAAMLLRQFAARALPVVVLGGLTVATTVAVTGRLQGHGQEWTYGTWVQAAMLVAIGAVVAAVVPVPGTPPAAPAPEPGERPDDVAAGGPPGDQDEDGTVAR, from the coding sequence ATGATCCGGCCGCGGCTTCCCCGGCCGGTGCGTTCGGCGCCCGGCACCGTGCTGTCCCTGGTGCTGCTCACCGCGATCGCCTTCGTCCAGCGGCCCGGCCAGGTCACCTTCGACACGAAGCTGGACCTGGCCGCCAACCCGCTGCACTTCATGGCCCGGGCGCTGCACCTGTGGAACCCGGAGGCGACCTCCGGCGAGCTGCAGAACCAGGCGTACGGGTACCTCTTCCCGATGGGCCCGTTCTTCGCCGCGGGCCAGCTGCTGCACGTACCGCCGTGGATCACCCAGCGGCTGTGGACCGCGCTGGTGCTGGTCGCGGCGTTCTACGGGCTGCTCCAGGTGGCCCGGGCGCTGCGGATCGGCACCGAACCGACCCGGTACGCGGCCGCGCTCGGCTACGCGCTGGCGCCGCGGATGCTCACCGAGATCGGCGCGCTCTCCTCGGAGACCCTCGCCGCGGCGATGCTGCCCTGGGTGCTGCTGCCGCTGGTGCTGGTGCGCCGGATCGGCTCCCCGCGCCGGGCCGCCGCGCTCTCGGCGCTGGCCGTGCTCGGCATGGGCGGGATCAACGCGGCGGTGGTGCTGCTGGCCCTGCTGCTGCCCGGCGTCTGGCTGCTGACCCGCCGGTGGAACCGCGAGCACCTGCGGCTGGTCGGTTGGTGGTGCCTCTGCGTCGTCGGGGTCTGCCTCTGGTGGATCGTGCCGCTGCTGCTGCTCGGCGAGTACAGCCTGCCGTTCCTGGACTACATCGAGTCGTCCACCACGACCACGGCGGTGGCCTCGCTCTTCCAGGCCGTCCGGGGCACCAACCAGTGGGTGGCGTACATCGTCCAGGGCGATCCGTGGTGGCCGGCCGGCTGGCTGCTGATCGACAACCCGGTGCTGATGACGCTCACCGCGGTGGTGGCGCTCGTCGGCCTGGCCGGACTCGCCGGCAACCTGCTGCCCGAGCGGCGCTTCCTGGTGCTCGGCTTCCTGGCCGGGCTGACCCTGCTCACCATGGGTTACGTCGGCAGCCTGGACAGCCCGCTCTCCGGGCCGGTCCGGGAACTGCTGGACGGCCCGCTGGCGCCGTTCCGCAACGTGCACAAGCTGGACCCGGTGCTCCGATTGCCGCTGATGCTCGGCTTCGCGCACGGCGTCGACGCGGTGGTCACCCGGCTGCACGGCGCCGCCGCCCGCCGCCGCCCCGGCCTCCGGCTGTGCCCGCTGGTGTTCGTACCGGTGCTGCTGCTGGTCCTGGGCGCGGCCGCGCCCGCCTGGCTGGGCCAGCTGCGGCCGGGGCCGGGCTGGTCGGACCTGCCACCGCACTGGCGGTCGGCGGCGACCTGGCTCGCCGACCGGGACGCGCTGGCCCGCACGCTGATGGTGCCCGGTTCCGGCTTCGGCCAGTACGAGTGGGGACGCACGGTCGACGAGCCGCTCCAGGCCCTCGCCGGGGCGCCGTGGGCGGTCCGGCACCAGATCCCGCTCGGCTCGGCCGGCAACACCCGGATGATGGACACCGTCGAGAGCGTGCTGGCCGGCGGCCGGGGATCCGCCGGGCTGGCCGACTTCCTGGCCCGCTCCGGGTTCCGGCACGTGCTGCTCCGCAACGACGTGGACCGCACCCAGGTGGACGCCCCGCCGGTGGCGCTGCTCCGCCGGGCGCTGGCCGACTCGCCGGGCATCGCGCGGGTGGCCACCTTCGGCAGCACCACCCGGTTCGGGGCGACGCCGGGCAGCCCGGTCGACGACGGCGCCGCAGCGCTGCCGGCGGTCGAGGTGTACGAGGTGCAACGCCCGGTGCCGGCCGCCTCGGCGGTGCTCACCGACGACGTGCCGACGGTCAGCGGCGGGCCGGAATCGCTGCTGCCCCTGTTGGAGCAGGGGTTGGTCGAGCGGGACCGGCCGGTGGTGCTGGCCGGGGACCGGCCGGACGGCGGGGACGACGGCGACTCGGTGGTGGGCGGGGAGTGGATCGTCACCGACGGGCTGCGCCGCCGGGAACGCGACATCGGCCGGGTGCGGGACAACCTCAGCCAGACGCTGACCGCGTCCGAGGCCGGCCGGCAGGGCCGGGTCGCCCTCGACCTGCTGCCGTTCTCCGGCCGGCGGCACCAGACCGTCGCCACCTACCAGGGCGTACGCGAGGTCACCGCGTCCAGCGCGACCAGCTTCGTGGACAACCTCGGGCCCGCGGACCCGTCGCACCTGCCGTTCGCCGCGGTGGACGGGGAGTACGCCACCGCCTGGCACTCGGCGCCGCTGGCCGGGCCGGTCGGGCAGTGGCTCCAGGTGGACCTGGACACCCCGCGCGAGGTCGACCGGGTGTCGCTGGCGTTCGTCGACGACCTCGGGGTGGGCTGGCCGGTGACCCGGTTCCGGATCACCACCGACCGGGGCTCGGTGGAGCACGAGGTGGCCCAGACGCTCGGCGCCCACCCGTACTACACGCTGCCCGGGTCGACCAGCCGGATCCGGGTGACGGTGCTGGCCGTGGCGGGGCAGCGGCTCGACGGCGGGGTCGGCATCCGGGAACTGACCATCCCCGGCACCACCGCGCGCCGGGCGCTGCGCGCGCCGACCGACCTGCCGGACGGGTTCGTCGGACCGGTGTCCTGGTCGTTCAGCCGCGGCTCGGGTGACCGGCCCGCCTGCTACCCGGTCTCCGCCGCCGCCGGCTCAGACGCCGCCGCCGGCTCGGACGCGGGCACCGGCGGCGGAACCGGCACCCGGCCGGCCGGCTCGGTGGTCCGGTGCGACCGGTTCCTGGCCCGCGCCGGGGAGGAGCCGCTCGGCATCGACCGGCTCTTCCGCAGCCCGGCGGCCGGCAGCTACCGGCTCGCGCTCACCGCCGTGCCGCGTCCCGGCGGGCAGTTGACCCTGGCCGACGTGCCGGTGACCGCGGACACATCGTCGTACCTGACCGGCGATCCGGCGGTGGCCGGGTACGCCGCGGTGGACGGCGACCCGGGCACCGCGTGGCTGGCCGACATCGGCGACCTGAGCCCCACCCTGCGGCTGCGCTGGTCGGGGCAGCGGAGGATCGGCGAGCTGCGGCTGACCACCGCCGAGGTGCCGGTCGGCTCGCCACCCACCCGGGTGGAGGTGCGCACCCCGGGCCGGAGCCTGGAACTGCCGGTGGGCGCGGACGGCACGGTCCGCTTCCCCGCCGTCCGGACGGACCGAATCGAAATCGTGGTGCGGGAGACGGCCGGGCGGATCGCCGACCGGCGGGGCAACGGCTGGACGGCCACCGCGGGCATCGCCGAGGTGGAGATCCCGGCCCTGGCGGAGCTGCTCCGCCCGCTCGCCGGTGACACCCCCGTCGTCGAGCCGTGCGGCAAGGGTCCGAGCGCCGAGCTGGCCGGATTCCGCTACGACACCGAGGTCCGCACCACCCTCGCGGACGTACTCGCCGGCCGGCCGGTGCCGGTCACCGTCTGCGGCGCCACCGGTGCGGCCGTCGACCTGCCGGCCGGCGGCCACCGGCTGGCGACCACGCCGTCGGCCGGCTTCCTCGTGCAGGACGCCACGCTGCGTCCGGCCGCCACCGCCACCGCCGCTGCCGCGCCCCGGCACCGCGAGGTGACCGTGCTCGACTGGAATCCCACCGACCGCCGGGTCCGGGTCGCCGCGGGCGGCGAGGCGTTGCTGGTGGTGCCGGAGAACGCGAACGCCGGCTGGCGGGCCACTGTGGACGGCCGCCCGCTGACCGTCACCCGGGTGGACGGCTGGCAACAGGCATGGCTGCTGCCGGCCGGGGAGGGCGTCGAGGTGAGCCTGACCTTCACGCCGGACCGCACGTACCGGACCGGGCTGGGCGTCGGTGCGCTCACCGCGCTGGCGGTGCTGCTGCTCGTGGCCGTGCCGGTCCGGCGACGCGCCACGCCCGGCGCGGGGGTGCCGGCGGAGGGGCCGGCCTGGCTGATCGGCGTGACGCTGGTGGTGCTGCTCGCCGCGTTGGGCGGGGTGCTGCCGGTGGCGATCGTGCTGGCCGCGATGCTGCTGCGACAGTTCGCGGCGCGGGCGCTGCCGGTGGTGGTGCTGGGCGGGCTGACCGTCGCCACGACGGTCGCGGTGACCGGGCGGTTGCAGGGGCACGGTCAGGAGTGGACGTACGGCACCTGGGTGCAGGCGGCGATGCTCGTCGCGATCGGCGCGGTGGTCGCGGCGGTGGTGCCGGTGCCGGGCACGCCACCGGCGGCGCCGGCACCGGAGCCGGGTGAGCGGCCGGACGACGTTGCGGCGGGCGGCCCGCCGGGTGACCAGGACGAGGACGGGACGGTGGCGCGATGA